From Taeniopygia guttata chromosome 29, bTaeGut7.mat, whole genome shotgun sequence, a single genomic window includes:
- the LOC100221708 gene encoding twist-related protein 2-like, protein MCAGGLGVAVGRERGNLEPISSRAAGVPLHWSAPGPPPPRSPYQQEPFPKSSQRPPLLAQRRSQGAPWRALRAWGARGAPGANAPGLASGAQGAEEMKEENLSPDSPEGSAATSEDEAERLPRKSGRKRGQGPGGAPSPQGKRSRRSPGPQPPEDAHAQRVIANVRERQRTQSLNDAFAELRKIIPTLPSDKLSKIQTLKLAARYIDFLCQVLQSDELDHKVATSCNFLAHERLSYAFSVWRMEGAWSMSASH, encoded by the coding sequence ATGTGTGCCGGAGGGCTCGGGGTGGcggtggggagggagagaggaaatcTGGAACCCATAAGCTCCAGAGCCGCTGGCGTTCCCCTGCATTGGTCTGCGCCTGGtccgcccccgccccgctcgcCCTATCAGCAGGAGCCGTTCCCGAAGTCATCCCAGCGCCCTCCTCTCCTGGCCCAAAGGAGAAGCCAAGGAGCTCCTTGGAGGGCTCTGCGGGCTTGGGGCGCCCGGGGAGCCCCGGGGGCGAATGCTCCGGGCCTGGCCTCGGGAGCCCAGGGAGCCGAGGAGATGAAGGAGGAGAACCTGTCCCCGGACTCCCCCGAGGGCAGCGCGGCCACCAGCGAGGACGAGGCCGAGCGGCTGCCCAGGAAAAGCGGGCGCAAGCGGGGGCAAGGCCCCGGCGGAGCCCCCTCGCCGCAGGGCAAGCGCAGCCGGCGCAGCCCGGGCCCGCAGCCCCCCGAGGACGCCCACGCCCAGCGCGTCATCGCCAACGTGCGGGAGCGCCAGCGCACCCAGTCCCTCAACGACGCCTTCGCCGAGCTGCGTAAGATCATCCCCACGCTGCCCTCGGACAAGCTCAGCAAGATCCAGACGCTCAAGTTGGCCGCTCGCTACATCGACTTCTTGTGCCAGGTGCTGCAGAGCGACGAGCTGGACCACAAGGTCGCCACCAGCTGCAACTTCCTGGCCCACGAGAGGCTCAGCTACGCCTTCTCCGTCTGGAGGATGGAGGGCGCCTGGTCCATGTCGGCGTCCCACTGA